In Nomascus leucogenys isolate Asia chromosome 25, Asia_NLE_v1, whole genome shotgun sequence, a single genomic region encodes these proteins:
- the CFAP298 gene encoding LOW QUALITY PROTEIN: cilia- and flagella-associated protein 298 (The sequence of the model RefSeq protein was modified relative to this genomic sequence to represent the inferred CDS: inserted 2 bases in 2 codons; deleted 1 base in 1 codon), with protein sequence MWSGCGAAAAELGACGSRRTSHSPSSNWHLSPRISLSGNVRPQTSRLGGRPSPSATWSVFWQLPRQQSLPGXGSANLLPPVGSESAVVSDCVGGFPGRSSVRAWIXGPRCTPASPTRVLSFSWRLLNSVSLLLLATSISGSECRFPRSPRARERGFPDPERLLVRRRCRRSGDPRPAGTAGHAARAFSPLQCLGGTTMVLLHVKRGDESQFLLQAPGSTELEELTVQVARVYNGRLKVQRLCSEMEELAEHGIFLPPNMQGLTDDQIEELKLKDEWGEKCVPSGGAVFKKDDIGRRNGQAPNEKMKQVLKKTIEEAKAIISKKQVEAGVCVTMEMVKDALDQLRGAVMIVYPMGLPPYDPIRMEFENKEDLSGTQAGLNVIKESEAQLWWAAKELRRTKKLSDYVGKNEKTKIIAKIQQRGQGAPAREPIISSEEQKQLMLYYHRRQEELKRLEENDDDACLNSPWADNTALKRHFHGVKDIKWRPR encoded by the exons ATGTGGAGCGGTTGTGGGGCGGCAGCTGCGGAACTCGGCGCTTGTGGTTCCCGCCGTACTTCCCATTCCCCATCTAGTAACTGGCATCTCAGCCCACGTATCTCCCTGAGTGGAAATGTCAGGCCCCAGACCAGTCGATTGGGAGGTCGGCCCTCCCCTTCAGCGACTTGGTCTGTGTTTTGGCAGTTGCCCCGACAACAGTCACTTCCGG GGGGCTCTGCGAATCTCCTTCCGCCGGTCGGTTCAGAATCGGCTGTCGTCTCAGACTGTGTGGGTGGCTTCCCCGGCCGCAGCTCCGTACGGGCGTGGA CTGGGCCTCGGTGCACCCCAGCCTCCCCCACTCGGGTTCTGAGCTTCAGCTGGCGGCTCTTG AACTCTGTTTCACTGTTGCTCTTGGCAACATCCATTTCCGGGAGCGAGTGCCGTTTCCCTCGCTCACCGCGGGCTCGGGAGCGTGGCTTTCCGGACCCTGAGCGGCTGTTAGTGCGTCGCCGCTGCAGGCGATCCGGCGACCCTCGGCCGGCCGGAACCGCGGGCCACGCAGCCCGGGCCTTCTCACCGCTTCAGTGCCTCGGCGGGACCACCATGGTTCTGCTGCACGTGAAACGGGGCGACGAGAGCCAGTTCCTGCTGCAGGCGCCTGGGAGCACCGAGCTGGAGGAGCTCACGGTGCAGGTGGCCCGGGTCTATAATGGGCGGCTCAAGGTGCAGCGCCTCTGCTCAG aaatggaagAATTAGCCGAACATGGCATATTTCTCCCTCCTAATATGCAAGGACTGACCGATGATCAGATTGAAGAATTGAAATTGAAGGATGAATGGGGCGAAAAATGTGTACCCAGCGGAGGTGCAGTATTTAAAAAGGATGATATTGGACGAAGGAATGGGCAAG ctccaaatgagaaaatgaagcaaGTGTTAAAGAAGACTATAGAAGAAGCCAAAGCAATAATATCTAAG AAACAGGTGGAAGCCGGTGTCTGTGTTACCATGGAGATGGTGAAAGATGCCTTGGACCAGCTTCGAGGCGCTGTGATGATTGTTTACCCCATGGGGTTGCCACCATATGATCCCATCCGCATGGAGTTTGAAAATAAGGAAGACTTGTCGGGAACGCAG GCAGGGCTCAACGTCATTAAAGAGTCAGAGGCGCAGCTGTGGTGGGCAGCCAAGGAGCTGAGAAGAACAAAGAAGCTTTCAGACTACgtggggaaaaatgaaaaaaccaaAATTATCGCCAAGATTCAGCAG AGGGGACAGGGAGCTCCAGCCCGAGAGCCTATTATTAGCAGTGAGGAGCAGAAGCAGCTGATGCTGTACTATCACAGAAGACAAGAGGAACTCAAG AGATTGGAAGAAAATGATGACGACGCCTGTTTAAACTCACCATGGGCGGATAACACTGCtttgaaaagacattttcatGGAGTGAAAGACATAAAGTGGAGACCAAGATGA